GGGCCGGGCGACTCACAATGAGCCGATTGTAAGCCAGGTCGGACGCAGGTCACATCCTGAGCGGCTTCACAGCCCGTTCCGCTCGTTGGCTTTTTTGCCTTTTTCACCTTTTTCGCCCTGCGCCAGGGCGCGCACCAGCGCCGCTTCGGCAACCGTGATGCCGCAGCGTTCCGCGATCGCTTCGACGTCGAGTCCGCGTCGCGCAAACACCAGCGCTTCGTCATACTCAGGCGAGGCGCCCGGGTTGGCAATGCCGCCATCGAACTGCTCGTGCTGCGCGTGCTGCGCGTGCAGCCGGGCAGTCAGGCGCGCAAGCTCCCGGCGCTGCTCGGCGAGTTCGGCGCACAGCTCGGCGACGTCCCGGCGCAGCTGCTGCACCTCGAGCTCGACCTGGAAACCGTCGCGCCGCGCCGACGGCTGCGGCCGCTCGAAGGCCTCTTCACCCGACACGCCGTCGCGTGAAACCGCGGGGCGCGAGCGGCTCCGCCGCGCCTGGTACAGGCGGA
The window above is part of the Azoarcus sp. PA01 genome. Proteins encoded here:
- a CDS encoding DUF2802 domain-containing protein — encoded protein: MGVSEILWFAAALPAVYLAVRLYQARRSRSRPAVSRDGVSGEEAFERPQPSARRDGFQVELEVQQLRRDVAELCAELAEQRRELARLTARLHAQHAQHEQFDGGIANPGASPEYDEALVFARRGLDVEAIAERCGITVAEAALVRALAQGEKGEKGKKANERNGL